A stretch of the Clostridium fungisolvens genome encodes the following:
- a CDS encoding glutamate-5-semialdehyde dehydrogenase, which yields MDYKAYMMQKGLLAKEASRRMANVTTEVKNQALLNIAKAIRENTNIIISENAKDIENGRNKGLSKAILDRLLLDEKRIEAMASAVEQVAGLNDPIGEVIEGFKTYNELKISKIRVPLGVVGIIYEARPNVTIDAAALCIKSGNSCILRGGSEAINSNIVISGIISKAATESGLPNGAVTFVDITDREIVDIMLKFNECIDVLIPRGGANLIRKVVENATVPVIETGVGNCHVFVDESADVKKAIEIIVNAKTHRPGVCNAIETILIHKNIAENILGELKKELEEKKVQLRGCEETRRFIQCEEATDEDWATEYLELILAVKVVTDIDEALEHIYKYGTKHSEAIVTENYTNSQKFLKEVDAAAVYVNASTRFTDGGEFGFGAEIGISTQKLHARGPMGLKELTSYKYLIYGDGQIRK from the coding sequence ATGGATTATAAAGCATATATGATGCAAAAAGGATTACTAGCAAAAGAAGCTTCAAGACGTATGGCTAATGTTACGACAGAAGTTAAGAATCAAGCTCTTTTAAATATAGCAAAAGCTATTAGAGAAAACACAAATATCATAATATCAGAGAATGCTAAGGATATAGAAAATGGTAGAAACAAAGGTTTATCTAAAGCTATATTAGATAGATTGCTTCTGGATGAAAAAAGAATAGAAGCTATGGCTTCAGCCGTGGAACAAGTAGCAGGACTTAATGATCCTATAGGAGAAGTTATTGAAGGATTTAAAACTTATAATGAACTTAAGATTTCTAAGATAAGAGTCCCATTAGGTGTTGTAGGTATAATATACGAAGCTAGGCCTAATGTTACTATTGACGCGGCAGCATTATGTATAAAGAGCGGAAATAGCTGTATCCTTAGAGGTGGTTCTGAAGCAATAAATTCTAATATAGTAATTTCGGGAATTATATCTAAGGCTGCAACAGAAAGTGGACTTCCAAATGGAGCTGTAACCTTTGTTGATATAACTGACAGAGAAATAGTTGATATAATGCTTAAATTCAATGAATGCATTGATGTTCTTATTCCTAGAGGTGGTGCTAACCTAATAAGGAAGGTAGTTGAAAATGCCACAGTTCCTGTAATAGAAACTGGAGTTGGTAATTGCCATGTATTTGTAGATGAAAGTGCTGATGTTAAGAAGGCTATTGAAATTATAGTTAATGCTAAGACTCATAGACCAGGAGTATGTAATGCTATAGAGACTATATTAATCCATAAGAATATTGCGGAAAATATACTTGGAGAACTTAAAAAAGAGCTTGAAGAAAAAAAGGTTCAATTAAGAGGTTGTGAAGAAACTAGAAGGTTTATCCAATGCGAAGAAGCGACAGATGAAGATTGGGCTACGGAGTATCTTGAGCTAATATTAGCAGTTAAGGTTGTTACAGATATTGATGAAGCGTTAGAACATATATATAAGTATGGAACGAAACATTCAGAAGCTATAGTAACCGAGAACTACACAAATTCTCAAAAGTTCTTAAAAGAAGTAGATGCAGCTGCAGTTTATGTAAATGCTTCTACTAGATTTACAGATGGAGGAGAGTTTGGTTTTGGGGCAGAAATAGGTATATCAACTCAAAAGCTTCATGCAAGAGGACCTATGGGATTAAAAGAATTAACTTCGTATAAGTATTTGATTTACGGAGATGGGCAAATTAGGAAATAA
- the proB gene encoding glutamate 5-kinase, whose product MRNLENIKKVVIKVGTSTLTYANGNLNLVKMENIVRQISDLHNRGLEVILVTSGAIGTGASALGYKERPKTIPEKQACAAVGQVTLIHMYQKLFSEYNKVSAQILMTREDIRDRKRYLNGRNTFFTLLDIGAIPIVNENDALVVDEIKFGDNDSLSAMVSSFVDADLLIILSDIDGLYDSNPKENKDAKIIDYVETITKEIEGYAGGAGSKLGTGGMITKLHAAKICCSSGVSMIICNGASNDSIIRAVNGENVGTYFQGKVKPMKGRQHWLAYEAAPKASIIVDLGAEKALKNHKSLLPKGIVSIEGKFDEGDVVSILGVDGNRIGHGISSYNSKDLSSIIGVETKKIEEILGYKHYDEIIHINNMVIF is encoded by the coding sequence TTGAGAAATCTAGAAAATATAAAAAAAGTAGTAATAAAAGTAGGAACCTCAACTCTTACTTATGCAAATGGAAATCTTAATTTAGTTAAGATGGAGAATATAGTTAGGCAAATATCAGACTTACATAACAGAGGTCTTGAAGTTATATTAGTTACTTCTGGTGCTATTGGGACAGGGGCTAGTGCTTTGGGATATAAGGAAAGACCAAAAACTATACCAGAGAAGCAAGCATGTGCTGCTGTGGGTCAGGTAACTCTTATTCACATGTATCAGAAACTTTTTTCAGAATATAATAAGGTTTCGGCTCAGATTCTCATGACTAGAGAAGACATAAGAGATAGAAAAAGATATCTAAATGGAAGAAACACTTTCTTTACTTTGTTAGATATAGGGGCAATACCAATAGTTAATGAAAATGATGCTCTTGTGGTTGATGAGATAAAGTTTGGTGATAATGATAGTCTTTCGGCTATGGTGTCTTCATTTGTAGATGCAGATTTGTTAATTATACTTTCAGATATAGATGGATTATATGATAGCAACCCAAAAGAAAATAAAGATGCTAAAATCATAGATTATGTTGAGACTATAACCAAAGAAATTGAAGGATATGCAGGTGGTGCAGGATCAAAGCTTGGTACGGGAGGGATGATAACAAAACTTCATGCAGCTAAGATTTGCTGCTCATCTGGTGTATCAATGATAATATGTAATGGTGCATCAAATGATAGCATAATAAGAGCTGTAAATGGTGAAAATGTTGGAACTTATTTTCAAGGTAAAGTTAAACCTATGAAAGGAAGACAACATTGGTTAGCATACGAGGCAGCTCCAAAAGCTAGTATAATAGTTGATCTGGGAGCTGAAAAGGCTCTAAAAAATCATAAAAGTCTGTTGCCAAAAGGTATAGTATCTATTGAAGGTAAATTCGATGAAGGGGATGTAGTAAGTATATTAGGCGTCGACGGGAATAGGATAGGGCACGGAATATCTAGCTATAACTCAAAAGATCTAAGTTCTATAATCGGAGTAGAAACGAAAAAGATAGAAGAAATACTAGGCTACAAGCATTATGATGAAATCATTCATATAAATAATATGGTTATATTTTAA